Proteins co-encoded in one Pseudomonas fluorescens genomic window:
- a CDS encoding LysR substrate-binding domain-containing protein produces the protein MNLESKWLEDFSALAATRSFSQAAERRFVTQPAFSRRIRSLEAALGLTLVNRSRTPVELTAAGQLFLVTARTVVEQLGEVLRHLHHLEGGQGEVIQVAAAHSLALGFFPRWIAQLRNEGLNIATRLVATNVGDAVHALREGGCDLMLAFYDPDAAMQMDPEIFPSLHLGQTEMLPVCAADANGKPLFDLEGEASVPLLAYSAGAFLGRSVNGLLRQRQLRFTTIYETAMADSLKSMALEGLGIAWVPQLSVRAELARGELVVCGGPQWHVPLEIRLYRCALVRKANVRLLWRKLEGGAASGNN, from the coding sequence ATGAATCTGGAAAGCAAATGGCTCGAGGACTTCAGTGCCCTGGCCGCCACCCGCAGCTTCTCGCAGGCGGCCGAACGGCGCTTCGTGACCCAGCCGGCTTTCAGTCGGCGGATCCGCAGCCTGGAAGCGGCGCTCGGGCTGACGCTGGTCAACCGCTCGCGCACACCGGTCGAGCTGACGGCGGCGGGGCAACTGTTTCTGGTGACGGCGCGCACCGTGGTCGAACAGCTCGGTGAAGTGTTGCGCCATTTGCATCACCTGGAAGGCGGGCAGGGTGAAGTGATCCAGGTGGCGGCGGCGCACTCGCTGGCGCTCGGTTTCTTCCCGCGCTGGATCGCGCAACTGCGTAACGAAGGCCTGAACATCGCCACGCGGCTGGTCGCGACTAACGTTGGCGACGCGGTGCACGCGTTGCGTGAAGGTGGCTGTGATCTGATGCTGGCATTCTACGACCCGGACGCCGCGATGCAGATGGACCCGGAAATTTTCCCGTCACTGCATCTGGGGCAGACCGAAATGCTCCCGGTGTGCGCAGCGGATGCCAATGGCAAGCCACTGTTCGACCTTGAAGGCGAGGCCAGCGTGCCGCTGCTGGCGTACAGCGCCGGGGCGTTTCTCGGACGTTCGGTGAACGGCTTGCTGCGCCAGCGTCAGTTGCGCTTCACCACGATCTACGAAACCGCCATGGCCGACAGCCTTAAAAGCATGGCCCTGGAAGGCCTGGGCATTGCCTGGGTGCCGCAACTGAGCGTGCGTGCCGAACTGGCCCGCGGCGAACTGGTTGTCTGCGGCGGCCCGCAATGGCATGTGCCGCTGGAGATCCGCCTGTACCGCTGCGCACTGGTGCGCAAGGCCAACGTGCGGTTGTTGTGGCGCAAGCTGGAAGGCGGTGCAGCGAGTGGCAATAACTGA
- a CDS encoding GlsB/YeaQ/YmgE family stress response membrane protein, whose product MGIIGTIFIGLIVGLLARFLKPGDDSMGWIMTILLGIGGSLAATYGGQALGIYQAGQGAGFIGALVGAIVLLVIYGLIKKN is encoded by the coding sequence ATGGGAATTATCGGAACCATCTTTATCGGCCTCATCGTCGGCCTGCTGGCGCGGTTCCTGAAACCGGGCGATGACAGCATGGGCTGGATCATGACCATCCTGCTCGGTATCGGCGGTTCGCTGGCAGCCACTTACGGCGGTCAGGCCCTGGGCATCTATCAGGCAGGTCAGGGCGCAGGCTTCATTGGCGCGCTGGTTGGCGCGATCGTGCTGCTGGTGATCTACGGTCTGATCAAAAAGAACTGA
- the purE gene encoding 5-(carboxyamino)imidazole ribonucleotide mutase, with the protein MSALVGVIMGSKSDWSTLSHTADMLEKLGIPYEVKVVSAHRTPDLLFQYAEEAEGRGIEVIIAGAGGAAHLPGMCAAKTHLPVLGVPVQSAMLSGVDSLLSIVQMPAGIPVATLAIGKAGAINAALLSASILGAKHPQFHAVLKTFRAEQTDSVLDNPDPRIA; encoded by the coding sequence ATGAGTGCACTGGTTGGCGTGATCATGGGCTCCAAGTCCGATTGGTCCACCCTTAGCCACACCGCCGATATGCTGGAAAAGCTCGGCATCCCTTACGAGGTCAAGGTGGTCTCTGCCCACCGCACCCCGGATCTGCTGTTCCAGTACGCCGAAGAGGCTGAAGGCCGCGGCATCGAGGTGATCATCGCCGGTGCCGGTGGCGCAGCCCACTTGCCAGGCATGTGTGCGGCCAAGACCCACCTGCCGGTGCTGGGCGTTCCGGTCCAGTCGGCGATGCTCTCGGGCGTCGATTCGCTGCTGTCGATCGTGCAGATGCCGGCCGGCATCCCGGTGGCCACCCTGGCCATCGGCAAGGCCGGTGCGATCAACGCAGCCCTGCTGTCAGCGAGCATCCTGGGCGCCAAGCATCCACAATTCCACGCGGTACTGAAGACCTTCCGTGCCGAGCAGACGGACAGCGTCCTGGACAATCCAGACCCACGTATTGCCTGA
- a CDS encoding AraC family transcriptional regulator, translated as MLHSHLTTLNAVSLVLNTFRDQGLSSEALLAGSGISAADLNRADTRITTNQEMQVCANAVALKHDIGLELGRRMHVSCYGILGYALLTCATFGDALRLAIRYPALLGTLFELSLEDDGERAWFVAADYRESPAMAVFNAEFCLVSLKVICDDLLGHPLPLLAARFEHAAPDYRDSYAEHFKAPLHFGAKDNAFAFDRRWLDQPLPLADIITHQAMAERCRKQNTEFTGRQAWLGRIRQLLSAQLNAAPGLEGLAQQMNCSPRTLRRHLKDMGCSYQELLDELRFERAKQMLCEDQLPIYRIAETLGFSETASFRHAFVRWSGVAPSQFRPHG; from the coding sequence ATGCTCCACTCCCACCTCACCACCCTCAACGCTGTCTCCCTGGTGCTCAACACCTTCCGGGATCAAGGCCTGTCCAGCGAAGCGCTGTTGGCTGGCAGCGGCATCAGCGCGGCGGATCTGAACCGGGCCGACACCCGCATCACCACCAATCAGGAGATGCAGGTCTGCGCCAACGCGGTCGCGCTCAAGCACGATATCGGTCTGGAACTGGGCCGGCGCATGCACGTTTCCTGCTACGGCATCCTCGGTTACGCGCTGCTGACCTGTGCCACCTTCGGTGACGCTTTGCGCCTGGCGATCCGTTATCCGGCGCTGCTGGGAACACTTTTCGAGCTGAGCCTGGAGGACGACGGCGAGCGTGCCTGGTTCGTCGCCGCCGATTACCGCGAGAGTCCGGCGATGGCCGTATTCAACGCCGAGTTCTGTCTGGTGTCGCTGAAAGTCATCTGCGACGACCTGCTCGGCCATCCACTGCCATTGCTGGCCGCGCGCTTCGAACACGCTGCGCCGGATTACCGCGACAGCTACGCCGAACACTTCAAGGCGCCCCTGCATTTCGGTGCCAAGGACAACGCCTTCGCCTTCGACCGGCGCTGGCTCGATCAGCCGCTGCCGCTGGCCGACATCATCACCCACCAGGCGATGGCCGAACGCTGCCGCAAGCAGAACACCGAGTTCACCGGCCGCCAGGCGTGGCTGGGGCGGATCCGCCAGTTGCTCAGCGCGCAACTCAATGCTGCACCGGGACTGGAAGGTCTGGCGCAGCAGATGAACTGCTCGCCGCGCACCTTGCGCCGGCATCTGAAAGACATGGGTTGCAGCTATCAGGAGCTGCTCGACGAACTGCGTTTCGAGCGGGCCAAGCAAATGCTTTGTGAGGACCAGTTGCCGATCTATCGCATCGCCGAAACCCTGGGTTTCAGCGAGACCGCCAGCTTCCGCCATGCGTTCGTGCGCTGGAGCGGCGTGGCGCCGAGTCAGTTCCGCCCACACGGTTAA
- a CDS encoding asparaginase, with the protein MIANSYPAAQHVMVLYTGGTIGMQASANGLAPASGFEARMRDYLHSQPELVVPQWRFREMSPLIDSANMTPAYWQQLREAVVDAVDVQGCDSVLILHGTDTLAYSAAAMSFQLLGLHARVCFTGSMLPAGVTDSDAWENLSGALVALGHGLAPGVHLYFHGELLAPTRCAKVRSFGRHPFKRLERQGGGVKATSLPAALNYNQPKQLAKVAVLPLFPGIGAEIIDGLLDSGIQGLVLECYGSGTGPSDNPQFLASLGRARDNGVVVVAVTQCHEGGVELDVYEAGSRLRGVGVLSGGGMTREAAFGKLNGLLGAGLDTAEVRRLVELDLCGELI; encoded by the coding sequence ATGATTGCCAATTCCTACCCTGCCGCCCAGCACGTGATGGTGCTGTACACCGGTGGCACCATCGGCATGCAGGCCAGCGCCAATGGCCTGGCTCCGGCGTCCGGTTTCGAAGCGCGGATGCGCGATTACCTGCACAGCCAGCCTGAGCTGGTGGTACCGCAGTGGCGCTTTCGCGAGATGTCGCCGCTGATCGACAGCGCCAACATGACCCCGGCCTACTGGCAGCAACTGCGTGAAGCGGTGGTCGACGCCGTCGATGTGCAAGGCTGCGACAGCGTGCTGATCCTGCACGGCACCGACACCCTGGCCTACAGCGCCGCCGCCATGAGCTTCCAGTTGCTCGGCCTGCATGCCCGCGTGTGCTTCACCGGCTCGATGCTGCCGGCCGGCGTCACCGACAGCGACGCGTGGGAAAACCTCAGCGGCGCATTGGTCGCCCTCGGCCACGGCCTGGCGCCGGGCGTGCATCTGTATTTCCACGGCGAACTGCTGGCCCCGACCCGCTGCGCGAAAGTGCGCAGCTTCGGCCGCCATCCGTTCAAACGTCTGGAACGTCAGGGCGGTGGCGTGAAAGCTACCTCGCTGCCAGCCGCGCTGAACTACAACCAACCCAAGCAACTGGCCAAGGTGGCGGTGTTACCGCTGTTCCCGGGCATTGGCGCCGAGATCATCGACGGCCTGCTCGACAGCGGCATTCAGGGTCTGGTGCTGGAGTGCTATGGCAGCGGTACCGGGCCAAGCGACAACCCGCAATTTCTCGCCAGCCTCGGTCGGGCGCGGGACAACGGTGTCGTGGTGGTTGCGGTCACGCAGTGCCATGAAGGCGGTGTGGAGCTGGATGTGTACGAGGCTGGCAGCCGCTTGCGTGGTGTTGGCGTGTTGTCCGGTGGCGGCATGACTCGCGAAGCAGCGTTCGGCAAGTTAAATGGTTTGCTGGGTGCAGGCCTTGATACAGCTGAAGTACGGCGTCTGGTCGAACTCGACCTGTGCGGCGAGCTGATTTAA
- a CDS encoding 5-(carboxyamino)imidazole ribonucleotide synthase translates to MKIGVIGGGQLGRMLALAGTPLGMNFAFLDPAPDACAAALGEHLRADYGDQDHLRQLADEVDLVTFEFESVPAETVAFLSQFVPVYPSAEALRIARDRWFEKSMFKDLGIPTPAFADIQSQADLDAAVASIGLPAVLKTRTLGYDGKGQKVLRKPEDVVGTFAELGSVPCLLEGFVPFTGEVSLIAVRARDGETRFYPLVHNTHDSGILKLSVASSDHPLQALAEDYSGRVLKQLDYVGVMAFEFFEVDGGLKANEIAPRVHNSGHWTTEGAECSQFENHLRAVAGLPLGSTAKVGESAMLNFIGVVPPVEKVIAIDDCHLHHYGKAFKAGRKVGHANLRCKDKATLEQQILKVEALIAE, encoded by the coding sequence ATGAAGATCGGTGTAATCGGTGGCGGCCAGTTGGGTCGCATGTTGGCCCTGGCGGGCACCCCGCTGGGCATGAACTTCGCTTTCCTCGACCCTGCGCCGGACGCTTGCGCCGCCGCGCTGGGCGAACACCTGCGGGCCGATTACGGCGATCAGGATCATCTGCGCCAGCTGGCCGATGAAGTCGATCTGGTGACCTTCGAGTTCGAAAGCGTCCCGGCCGAGACCGTGGCCTTCCTGTCGCAGTTCGTGCCGGTCTACCCGAGCGCCGAAGCCCTGCGCATCGCTCGCGACCGCTGGTTCGAGAAAAGCATGTTCAAGGACCTGGGGATTCCAACCCCGGCGTTCGCCGACATCCAGTCGCAAGCCGATCTGGACGCCGCGGTCGCTTCGATCGGTCTGCCGGCCGTGCTGAAAACCCGCACCCTGGGTTACGACGGCAAGGGCCAGAAAGTCCTGCGCAAGCCGGAAGACGTTGTCGGTACCTTCGCCGAACTGGGCAGCGTGCCTTGCCTGCTGGAAGGCTTCGTGCCGTTCACCGGCGAAGTATCGTTGATCGCCGTGCGTGCCCGCGATGGTGAGACCAGGTTCTATCCACTGGTGCACAACACCCACGACAGCGGCATTCTCAAGCTGTCGGTCGCCAGCTCCGATCATCCGTTGCAGGCCCTGGCCGAAGACTATTCCGGCCGCGTCCTCAAGCAGCTGGATTACGTTGGCGTGATGGCATTCGAGTTCTTTGAAGTCGACGGTGGCCTCAAGGCCAACGAAATCGCCCCGCGTGTGCATAACTCCGGGCACTGGACCACCGAAGGCGCCGAGTGCAGCCAGTTCGAAAACCACCTGCGGGCCGTCGCCGGTCTGCCGCTGGGTTCGACCGCCAAGGTCGGTGAGAGCGCGATGCTCAACTTCATCGGTGTGGTTCCGCCGGTCGAAAAGGTCATCGCCATCGACGATTGCCATCTGCATCACTACGGCAAGGCCTTCAAGGCCGGGCGCAAGGTCGGACACGCCAATCTGCGCTGCAAGGACAAGGCGACCCTCGAGCAGCAGATCCTCAAGGTCGAAGCGCTGATCGCCGAGTAA
- a CDS encoding alanine/glycine:cation symporter family protein, translating into MLEVINDFLSGKVLIVLIVGLGSYFTIRSRFVQLRHFFHMFAVFRDSLKGSAGQLSSFQALMLSLAGRVGAGNIAGVGIAVTLGGPGAVFWMWVTALVGMSSSFFECTLAQVYKRADGDGLYRGGPAYYIQHGLKLKGMAVVFSILLLVTYGFAFIGLQSYTVTHSLQNAFAFDPQHTGIVLAVLLAITFIGGIKRIASVSDLLVPIKTLAYIGVTLYVIGTQIEHVPAMLETIFKSAFGLDPAFGGLLGSAIVMGVKRGVFANEAGLGSAPNVAAVAAVKHPGAQGVVQAFSVFLDTFVICTCTALLILLSGFYTPGFEGDGIVLTQNSLAAVVGDWGRMFVSVALSLFVFTCILYNYYLGENSLQFLTRNRAALMTFRGLVLALVVWGSMQDLSTVFAFADITMTCLAFVNLMALALLFKVGMRVMRDYDAQRRAGVDQPVFDSSKFSDLDLDLKAWPANPSADTQANAQPQGIPAAQR; encoded by the coding sequence ATGCTCGAAGTCATCAACGACTTCCTCTCAGGGAAAGTACTGATCGTGCTCATTGTCGGGCTCGGTAGCTACTTCACGATTCGCTCGCGTTTCGTTCAATTGCGCCACTTCTTCCACATGTTCGCGGTGTTCCGCGACAGCCTCAAAGGCAGCGCCGGGCAACTCAGCTCGTTCCAGGCCCTGATGCTCAGCCTCGCCGGCCGCGTCGGTGCTGGCAACATCGCCGGTGTCGGCATCGCCGTGACCCTCGGTGGTCCGGGTGCGGTGTTCTGGATGTGGGTGACCGCTCTGGTCGGCATGTCCAGCAGCTTCTTCGAATGTACGCTGGCTCAGGTCTACAAGCGCGCCGATGGCGATGGCCTGTACCGTGGCGGTCCGGCTTACTACATCCAGCACGGCCTGAAACTCAAAGGTATGGCGGTGGTGTTCTCGATCCTGCTGCTGGTCACCTACGGCTTCGCCTTCATCGGCCTGCAGTCCTACACCGTGACCCACTCGCTGCAGAACGCCTTTGCCTTTGATCCGCAACACACCGGTATCGTCCTGGCTGTGCTGCTGGCCATCACCTTCATCGGCGGCATCAAGCGCATCGCTTCGGTGTCCGACCTGCTGGTACCGATCAAGACCCTGGCCTACATCGGCGTGACCCTGTACGTGATCGGCACCCAGATCGAACACGTGCCCGCCATGCTGGAAACCATCTTCAAGAGCGCCTTCGGTCTCGACCCGGCCTTCGGCGGCCTGCTCGGCAGCGCCATCGTCATGGGCGTGAAGCGTGGCGTGTTCGCCAACGAAGCGGGCCTGGGCAGTGCGCCGAACGTCGCCGCCGTGGCGGCCGTGAAGCACCCGGGCGCTCAGGGCGTGGTTCAGGCGTTCAGCGTGTTCCTCGACACCTTCGTGATCTGCACCTGCACCGCACTGCTGATCCTGCTGTCGGGCTTCTACACCCCGGGCTTCGAAGGTGACGGCATCGTCCTGACCCAGAACTCGCTGGCCGCCGTGGTCGGTGACTGGGGCCGCATGTTCGTCAGCGTCGCGCTGTCGCTGTTCGTCTTCACTTGCATCCTCTACAACTACTACCTGGGCGAAAACAGCCTGCAATTCCTCACCCGCAACCGCGCTGCGCTGATGACGTTCCGCGGTCTGGTGCTGGCACTGGTGGTCTGGGGTTCGATGCAGGATCTGTCGACCGTGTTCGCCTTCGCCGACATCACCATGACCTGCCTGGCCTTCGTCAACCTGATGGCCCTGGCCCTGCTGTTCAAGGTCGGCATGCGTGTGATGCGCGACTACGACGCGCAGCGCCGTGCCGGCGTCGACCAGCCGGTGTTCGACTCCAGCAAGTTCAGCGACCTGGATCTGGACCTGAAGGCCTGGCCTGCCAATCCGTCGGCCGACACCCAGGCCAACGCTCAGCCGCAAGGCATCCCTGCAGCGCAACGCTGA
- a CDS encoding acyl-CoA thioesterase, with translation MIELEQEDPIPQGDLALQITALPRETNGFGDIFGGWLVAQMDLAGTAMASRVAGGRVATVAIDRMAFLVPVAVGAQLSFYTQTLEIGRSSIQMMVEVWSDDPLSSEWRKVTEAVFVFVAIDGSGRTRSVPPRAR, from the coding sequence ATGATAGAGCTCGAACAAGAAGATCCGATCCCGCAAGGCGACCTGGCCTTGCAAATCACCGCGCTTCCCCGCGAAACCAACGGCTTCGGCGATATTTTCGGCGGCTGGCTGGTGGCGCAGATGGACCTGGCCGGCACCGCAATGGCCAGCCGCGTCGCCGGTGGTCGTGTTGCAACGGTCGCCATCGATCGCATGGCGTTCCTGGTGCCGGTGGCTGTCGGCGCGCAATTGTCCTTTTATACCCAGACCCTGGAGATCGGCCGCAGCTCGATCCAGATGATGGTCGAGGTGTGGAGCGACGACCCGCTGTCCAGCGAGTGGCGTAAAGTGACCGAGGCGGTGTTCGTGTTCGTGGCCATCGATGGCAGCGGTCGCACCCGTTCGGTTCCGCCACGCGCACGTTAA
- the aspA gene encoding aspartate ammonia-lyase, translated as MSSAASFRTENDLLGTLEVPAQAYYGIQTLRAVNNFRLSGVPISHYPKLVVGLAMVKQAAADANRELGHLSEAKHAAISEACARLIRGDFHEEFVVDMIQGGAGTSTNMNANEVIANIALEAMGHQKGEYQYLHPNDDVNMAQSTNDAYPTAIRLGLLLGHDALLASLDSLIQAFAAKGEEFNHVLKMGRTQLQDAVPMTLGQEFRAFATTMGEDLARLKTLAPELLTEVNLGGTAIGTGINADPRYQALAVQRLALISGQPLVPAADLIEATSDMGAFVLFSGMLKRTAVKLSKICNDLRLLSSGPRTGINEINLPARQPGSSIMPGKVNPVIPEAVNQVAFQVIGNDLALTMAAEGGQLQLNVMEPLIAFKILDSIRLLQRAMDMLREHCIVGITANEARCRELVEHSIGLVTALNPYIGYKNATRIARIALESGRGVLELVREEGLLDEAMLADILRPENMIAPRLVPLKA; from the coding sequence ATGTCCTCCGCTGCATCATTCCGCACAGAAAACGACCTGCTTGGCACCCTCGAAGTCCCTGCTCAAGCGTATTACGGCATCCAGACCCTGCGAGCGGTGAACAACTTCCGTCTCTCGGGCGTTCCGATTTCGCACTACCCGAAGCTGGTTGTCGGTCTGGCGATGGTCAAACAGGCCGCCGCTGACGCCAACCGCGAGCTGGGTCACCTGAGCGAAGCCAAGCACGCTGCCATCAGCGAAGCCTGTGCCCGTCTGATCCGCGGTGATTTCCACGAAGAGTTCGTGGTCGACATGATTCAAGGTGGCGCCGGTACCTCCACCAACATGAACGCCAACGAAGTGATCGCCAACATCGCGCTGGAAGCGATGGGTCACCAGAAAGGCGAATACCAGTACCTGCACCCGAACGACGACGTGAACATGGCGCAGTCGACCAACGACGCCTACCCGACCGCGATCCGTCTGGGTCTGCTGCTGGGCCACGACGCGCTCCTGGCCAGCCTCGACAGCCTGATTCAGGCATTCGCGGCCAAGGGTGAAGAATTCAACCACGTCCTGAAGATGGGTCGTACCCAGCTGCAAGACGCCGTGCCGATGACCTTGGGTCAAGAGTTCCGCGCTTTCGCCACCACCATGGGCGAAGACCTGGCCCGTCTGAAGACGCTGGCCCCGGAACTGCTGACTGAAGTGAACCTGGGCGGCACCGCGATCGGTACCGGCATCAACGCCGACCCGCGCTATCAGGCCCTGGCCGTACAGCGTCTGGCACTGATCAGCGGTCAACCGCTGGTTCCAGCCGCCGACCTGATCGAAGCCACCTCCGACATGGGCGCCTTCGTGCTGTTCTCCGGCATGCTCAAGCGCACCGCGGTCAAGCTGTCGAAGATCTGCAATGACCTGCGCCTGCTGTCCAGCGGCCCGCGTACCGGCATCAATGAGATCAACCTGCCAGCGCGTCAGCCAGGCAGCTCGATCATGCCTGGCAAGGTCAACCCGGTTATCCCGGAAGCCGTGAACCAGGTGGCCTTCCAGGTCATCGGTAACGATCTGGCGCTGACCATGGCAGCCGAAGGCGGCCAGCTGCAACTGAACGTGATGGAGCCGCTGATCGCCTTCAAGATCCTCGACTCGATCCGCCTGCTGCAACGCGCCATGGACATGCTGCGCGAGCACTGCATCGTCGGCATCACTGCCAACGAAGCGCGCTGCCGCGAACTGGTCGAACACTCGATCGGTCTGGTCACCGCACTGAACCCGTACATCGGCTACAAAAACGCCACCCGCATCGCCCGTATCGCCCTTGAAAGCGGCCGCGGCGTGCTGGAACTGGTGCGCGAAGAAGGTCTGCTCGACGAAGCCATGCTCGCCGACATCCTGCGCCCGGAAAACATGATTGCTCCGCGTCTGGTTCCGCTCAAAGCCTGA
- a CDS encoding DUF3299 domain-containing protein, whose amino-acid sequence MRRLLLTLLLLGSGLAHAGELPETDWLELMPKSDQKALEAMPEIDHNSPEATGTFTQKGGMKQAKGLPAVMYSTKTVASMNDKHIRIGGYPVPLESDAKGRSTLFFLVPYPGACIHVPPPPPNQLVLVRYPKGLKLDDIYTPLWVTGTLKIEKVSNDLADAAYALDADKVRVVQESDL is encoded by the coding sequence ATGCGCCGTCTTCTGTTGACTCTCCTTTTGCTGGGCAGCGGTCTGGCCCACGCCGGCGAACTGCCGGAAACCGACTGGCTGGAACTGATGCCCAAGTCGGACCAGAAAGCCCTCGAGGCCATGCCTGAAATCGACCACAACTCCCCGGAAGCCACCGGCACCTTCACCCAGAAAGGCGGGATGAAGCAGGCCAAGGGTTTGCCGGCGGTGATGTATTCGACCAAGACCGTGGCGTCGATGAACGACAAACACATCCGCATCGGTGGTTATCCGGTACCGCTGGAATCCGACGCAAAGGGCCGCAGTACGCTGTTTTTCCTCGTGCCATACCCCGGCGCGTGCATCCACGTGCCGCCGCCACCGCCGAACCAACTGGTGCTGGTGCGTTATCCAAAAGGCTTGAAGCTGGACGACATCTACACACCGCTGTGGGTGACCGGCACACTGAAGATCGAAAAGGTCAGCAATGACCTGGCCGATGCGGCCTACGCACTGGATGCGGACAAGGTGCGGGTAGTGCAGGAGTCGGATCTGTAA
- a CDS encoding histone deacetylase family protein yields MLTIYSDDHHLHHGRCELIDGQLKPCFEMPSRADHVLQRVKHQKLGPVEAPKDFGLGPIERIHSRDYLDFFKGAWARWTEFNTDGDLLPYTWPARTLRQVKPTSLHGQLGYYSFDGGAPITAGTWQAAYSAAQVALTAQAEIQRGARGAFALCRPPGHHAAGDLMGGYCYLNNAAIAAQAFLDQGHKKVAILDVDYHHGNGTQSIFYERSDVLFTSIHGHPEAEFPFFLGYEDERGEGAGEGFNFNYPLPAGSGWDVWSAALDQACAEIDSYGADIIVVSLGVDTFKDDPISQFKLDSPDYLAMGKRIAALGKPTLFVMEGGYAVEEIGINAVNVLEGFEQ; encoded by the coding sequence ATGCTGACGATCTACTCTGACGATCACCACCTGCACCATGGCCGCTGCGAATTGATCGACGGGCAACTCAAGCCTTGCTTCGAGATGCCGTCGCGCGCCGACCACGTGCTGCAACGTGTGAAACATCAAAAACTCGGCCCGGTCGAAGCACCGAAAGATTTCGGCCTTGGACCGATCGAGCGCATCCACAGCCGCGATTACCTCGACTTCTTCAAAGGCGCCTGGGCGCGCTGGACCGAATTCAACACCGACGGCGACCTGCTGCCCTACACCTGGCCGGCGCGCACTCTGCGTCAGGTCAAACCGACCAGCCTGCACGGCCAGCTCGGCTATTACAGCTTCGACGGCGGCGCACCGATTACCGCCGGCACCTGGCAAGCGGCCTACAGCGCAGCGCAAGTGGCGCTGACCGCTCAAGCGGAAATCCAGCGCGGCGCCCGTGGAGCCTTCGCCCTGTGCCGTCCGCCGGGACACCATGCTGCCGGCGACTTGATGGGCGGTTATTGCTACCTCAACAACGCCGCCATTGCAGCGCAGGCATTCCTCGATCAGGGCCACAAGAAGGTTGCGATCCTCGACGTCGACTATCACCACGGCAACGGTACCCAGTCGATTTTCTACGAGCGCAGCGATGTGCTGTTCACCTCGATCCACGGCCACCCGGAAGCGGAATTCCCGTTCTTCCTCGGCTACGAAGACGAACGCGGCGAAGGGGCCGGCGAAGGCTTCAACTTCAACTATCCGCTGCCGGCCGGTTCCGGCTGGGATGTCTGGAGCGCGGCGCTGGATCAGGCCTGTGCTGAGATCGACAGCTACGGCGCCGACATCATCGTCGTGTCGCTGGGTGTCGACACCTTCAAGGACGACCCGATCTCGCAGTTCAAGCTCGACAGCCCGGACTACCTGGCCATGGGCAAGCGCATCGCGGCCCTCGGCAAACCGACCCTGTTCGTCATGGAAGGTGGCTACGCGGTGGAAGAAATCGGCATCAATGCGGTGAACGTGCTTGAAGGTTTCGAACAATGA
- a CDS encoding D-hexose-6-phosphate mutarotase: MNTPNVEAVKLDELNCWRIRHGQAEVLVAQQGAHILSYQIDGQPPIIWLNDKAVFKTGKSIRAGVPVCWPWFGKFERNPQSVQAMRVSEEPAAAHGFVRAMDWELGGIEAEDQGVKVEFKLPYPEGGFAGWPHQVDLTLTLHLNDQLNISLTSHNRGVNTVSISQALHSYFAVSDVRNVRVEGVDGLDYIETLDDWKTHAQQGDLRFAGETDRIYLDVPPQLSIVDPAWERRIVLTATGSRTAVIWNPWIDRAAAFSDMDNDGWQRMLCIETANVMDDVVTLAPSASHTMGVSVGSQPL, from the coding sequence ATGAACACGCCCAACGTTGAAGCCGTGAAACTGGATGAACTGAACTGCTGGCGCATCCGCCACGGTCAGGCCGAAGTGCTGGTGGCCCAGCAAGGCGCGCACATCCTCAGTTATCAGATCGATGGCCAGCCGCCGATCATCTGGCTCAACGACAAGGCCGTGTTCAAGACCGGCAAGAGCATCCGCGCCGGTGTGCCGGTGTGCTGGCCGTGGTTCGGCAAGTTCGAACGCAACCCGCAGAGCGTGCAGGCGATGCGTGTCAGCGAAGAGCCGGCCGCCGCCCACGGGTTTGTCCGGGCAATGGATTGGGAATTAGGCGGCATCGAAGCCGAGGACCAGGGCGTCAAGGTTGAATTCAAGCTGCCGTATCCCGAAGGCGGGTTTGCGGGTTGGCCGCATCAGGTTGACCTGACTCTGACCCTGCATCTGAATGATCAGTTGAACATCAGCCTGACCAGCCACAACCGCGGTGTCAACACCGTCAGTATCAGCCAGGCGCTGCACAGCTATTTCGCGGTCAGCGATGTGCGCAACGTGCGCGTCGAAGGCGTGGACGGTCTGGACTACATCGAGACGCTGGATGACTGGAAGACGCACGCCCAGCAAGGCGACCTGCGCTTTGCCGGGGAAACCGACCGCATCTATCTCGACGTCCCGCCGCAACTGAGCATCGTCGACCCGGCCTGGGAGCGGCGCATCGTGCTGACCGCGACCGGCTCACGCACCGCCGTGATCTGGAACCCATGGATCGACCGCGCCGCCGCGTTCAGCGACATGGACAACGACGGCTGGCAGCGCATGCTGTGCATCGAGACGGCGAATGTGATGGACGACGTTGTGACACTGGCACCGAGTGCCAGTCATACGATGGGTGTCAGCGTCGGCAGTCAGCCGCTCTGA